The nucleotide sequence CTCAGCAGTACGGCGGAACCGACGAACTCGGCCGCCATCAGCCAGTCCACGTTCGGCCAACCGGCCCATTCGCTGAAGAACAGCGGCAGGTGCCAGGCGCCCCAGAGCGGCCCGAGGACGAGCGAACCGCCGAGCGGGCCGTACCGGGCCTGGAGGCGGGGCTGCGCGAAGTCCCGCCAGCCGGGTTCCTCGGCGACGCCGGTCGTGAGGAACTGGAGGACCAGCATCGGCAGATAGCCGACGAGGACGGTGCCGGCGGGTAGCCGCAGGTCGGCCCAGGCGCCGGCCAGCGGCAGGGTGGCGACGACGGCGACGACGGGCACCACGGACAGCACCCACAGGTACCAGCCGACGCCGACCCGCCACCTGACCAGGCGGCCCGCCCAGCGGCGCAGTGCCGGCCGCCCGCCGGCCACGGCGGTCACCACGAACGCCGACGTGACCGGGCCCAGGTAGGCGCCGGGCAGCAGGCCAAGCGTCTGGGAGCTGCCGAGCACCTCGGGGAAGCGCAGCGGCAGGACCCCGAGCCCGGTCTCGGAGAGGATGTAGGGGGTCCACGCCAGCCAGGTCAGCGCGTACGACATCGTGAAGTACGCGGCCAGTGGACGCCGGGCCACCAGGTCCGCCAGCCGGCGGCGTCGGGTTAGCTGCGGGTTGGTCCGTGGCGCTGTGCTCACGGGCGCTCCAATCGGGGTCGGCCGCCCGGCTGGACCGACCCGCCGGGCTGCTCGGACGAATGGTGCGAGCACATCACCGGACCCCGGATCCGGTCACTACGGGTAGCCGGCGGATCCCCGGTGGAGCCAGGCATACCGCAACCTCGCGCCTGCCGGCCCGAGCCGGGCGGGCGGCGGACCCGAACGGCGCGTACGGGATGCACGGCGGCGGCACCCGTCCTACGGTGGGGTGATCGCCTACGGAGGGTGCGGTGTGCCTGTTCAGGACTGGTTTCTCAGTGGGGCGGAGCGGGACAATCCCGACTCCGACCTGCCCGTCTGGACCGACGGCAACCTGGCCGAGCCGCTGGTACACGGCGCCGCCTACTTCGACCGGCTCGCCACCGAGGTCGAGGCCCTCGAGGAGGGCGACCACGTCTTCTTCACCGACTGGCGGGGCGACCCGGACGAGCGGCTCCGCGACGGCGGCCCGACCATCGCCGGACTGCTGGCCGCCGCCGCCCGGCGGGGCGTGATCGTGAAGGGCCTGATCTGGCGCTCCCACCTCGACCGGTTCACCTACAGCGAGGAGGAGAACCGGCACCTCGGCGAGGAGGTCAGCGAGGCCGGTGGCGAGGTACTCCTCGACCACCGGGTCCGGCGCGGCGGCTCGCACCACCAGAAGATCGTCGTACTCCGGCACCCGGGCCGGCCGGAGCGGGACATCGCGTTCGCCGGCGGGATCGACCTGTGTCACAGCCGGCGCGACGATTCCGACCACCGGGGCGACCCGCAGGCACTCCGGATGGCGAAGGCGTACGGCGAGCATCCGCCCTGGCACGACGTGCAGCTCGCGTTGCGTGGCCCGGTGGTCGGCGCGCTCGACCTCAGCTTCCGGGAACGCTGGACCGACCCGGCGCCGCTGGACCAGCACGGCCCGATCAGCACGTTGCGCGACAAGCTGCGCGGCGCCGACCTGCACGCCGACCGGCTGCCGCCGCAACCGCCCGACCCGCCGCCCTGCGGACCGCACCGGATCCAGGTACTGCGCACCTATCCGGCGATGCGCCCGGCCTACCAGTTCGCCAGGCTCGGCGAGCAGACGGTCGCCCGGGGCTACACGAAGGCGATCAAGCGGGCCCGCCGGCTGGTCTACCTGGAGGACCAGTACCTCTGGTCCCGGGAGGTGGCGAAGCTCTTCGCCGACGCGCTGCGTGACAACCCCGACCTGCACCTGATCGCCGTGGTGCCCCGGCATCCGGACGTGGACGGCCGGCTCGCGCTGCCACCCAACCAGGTCGGCCGGGAGCAGGCCATCGCGCTCTGCCGGGCGGCCGCCGCCGACCGGGTGCACGTGTACGACGTGGAGAACCACGCCGGCACCCCCGTCTACGTGCACGCCAAGGTCTGTGTGGTGGACGACGTCTGGTGCAGCGTCGGCAGCGACAACTTCAACCGGCGTTCCTGGACCCACGACAGCGAACTCTCCTGCGCCGTCCTCGACGACACCCCCGACGAGCGGGAGCCGCGCGACCCGGCCGGTCTCGGGGACGGCGCCCGCCGCTTCCCCCGGGACCTGCGGCTGGCCCTGCTCCGCGAGCACCTGGACCGGGCGCCCGGCGACGACGGAGACCTGCTCGACCCGGAGTCGGCCGTCGACGCGGTCGAGGCCGCCGCCAACGCCCTGCGGAACTGGCACGCGGGCGGCCGGCAGGGGCCCCGGCCACCGGGCCGGCTCGTCCCGCACGAGACGAGCCGGCTGCCGTGGTACCAGCGGCTCTGGGCGGTACCGGCGTACCGGCTGGTCTACGACCCGGACGGGCGTGCCTGGCGGGACCGCCGCGCCGGCAACTGGTAGACCTGACCTTTCGAACCGCAGGGTGGAGGTCCGAACCGGTGGAACACGACGACGGGCTGGTGGCCGCGGCGCGGGGTGGCGACGAGTCGGCGTTCGGCGCACTTGTCGAGCGGCACCGGAGCGAGCTGCGGGTGCACTGCTACCGGATGCTCGGCTCCTACCACGACGCGGAGGACCTGGTCCAGGAGACGTTCCTGCGGGCCTGGAAGAACATCGGCGGCTTCCAGGGCCGTTCCACGGTCCGGGTCTGGCTCTACCGGATCGCCACCAACGCCTGCCTGGACGCCCTCGACAGCCGGTCCCGCCGGCTGCTGCCGCACCACCTGAGCGGGCCCTGGGACCCGTCCGGCGACCTGCCGCCGGGCACCGACAGCTGGCTCCAGCCGTTCCCGGACCGGTTGTGGGAGCCGGCCGCGCCGAGCGAGGGCGAGCCGGACGCGGTGGCGGTCAGCCGGGAGACGATCGAGCTGGCGTTCCTGGTCGCGATCCAGCACCTGCCGCCGCGCCAGCGGGCCGTGCTGATCCTGCGGGACGTGCTCGGTTGGCCGGCCAGCCAGGCCGCGTCGCTGCTCGACGGCAGCGTGGCGTCGGTGAACAGCGCCCTGCAACGCGCCCGCGCGACACTCCGGGAGCACCTGCCGGCCCGCCGCCTCGACTGGGCCGCCCCGGCCGAGCCGACCGAGCGGGAGCTGGCGGTGCTGCGCCGCTACGTCGACGCGCTGGAGCGGGCCGACCTGGCCACGATGGCCGAGCTGCTGGCCGAGGACGTCCGCACGACGATGCCGCCGTACCCGCTGTGGTTCCAGGGTCGGGAGTCGGTGCTCCGGGCGCTGGCGGGGAGCTGGGATCCGGCGCTGCCCGACTACGTCGGCCGGTTCCGGACGCTGCCGACCCGGGCGAACGGGCGGCCGGCGCTGGCCGGGTACGTCCGGCGGCCCGGCGACCTCCACTACCAGCCGGTCGCGATCTCGCTGCTCTGGTTCGGCGGCGGCCAGATCACCGAGATCGTCGCGTTCCACGACCCCGGGCTCTTCCCGGCGTTCGACCTGCCCCCCGCCCTGCCCGCTGCCTGAGCCTCCGGGGCCGGGCTGCCGCCTGCCCGACTCGTGTTCACCTGGACACCAGGTGCGTTACGCGAGCGCGGTGACGCACCTGGTGTCCAGGTCACCGGCCGACCGGGAACGGACCGATGCCACGGTTGCCACGCGCCGCGCCGCGCGACGTCCCCACCGTGGTCCGGCGGGGACGTCGCGCACGGGTGCGGTTCGGCTCAGCCGACCGGGTTGAGCAGTTCGGCCCGGCCCTCGAAGGCGTGGAGCAGCAGGTCGACCATCCGGAACGTCCGGTCGTCCGGGCCGAGCGTCGGCCGCCAGGTCGGGTCGCGCAGGATCGAGATCCGGCTGCCCTCGATCGCCCGGTGGAAGACCTCGGCGACGATCCGCGCGCCGACGCCGTCCAGCCGGCCGCCGTTGAACTCCGCCTCGCGCAGCACGTAGAACCACAGCGGCGTGTTGCCGGCCAACTCGGTCCGCTGCTCGTCGCTCAGCCCGTCCAGCACGGCACCGTCCAGCCCGCCCAGGATCTCGTCGGCCTTCAGCGGCACCAGGTCGAGGAGCTGGGCCATCTGCTGCCCGCTGGCCAGCCGCACCATCACCGCCCGGGTCAGGTTGCGGAAGGCCAGGTTCAGCTCGATCGCCGGTGGGGCGTCCTGGCCGCCGAACGCGCCGAGCGGCAGGTTGCGCAGCGGGTCCACCAGTCGGGTGTCGATCCGCTGGGTCAGGTTGAGCTGCCGCTGTCCCGGATCGGTCTCGTCCCGCCTGACGACGGCGACGAGGTCGTCCCGGCCGGCCTCGGTGAAGTCGTAGAGGCGGCGGAAGTCGGCGATCCAGTTGGTGGGCAGCCGCTCGAACGACCCCGACTCCGGGTCGGCGACGGTGCCGTCCGGGGAGAGGATGCCGCTGGTCCCGGAGAACTGGAACAGCAGTTCCAGGGTGCCGGGCGCCAGCACGTCGGGGTGGTCGGAGGTGTTGAAGACGCGGTTCCAGTCGTACACGGCGCGGATCATGCTGTGTCCGAGCCGGTAGGCCGCGACGGAGAACTCGATCGGCATCGTCGGCCGGTCGCCCGGCTGCACGGCCCGGTCCCGCCGCCGGAAGCCGTAGCCGGGGGAGACCTCGAAGAACCTCCGGCCCCGGCTGAACACGTCGTCGACCACGTCGGGCGAGACGATCCGGCGCAGGAAGTCGTGCACCAGCAGCCACTGGTAGTGCTTCACCACCACCGAGCGGGCGGCCCGGAACAGTGCCCGCCCGGCCAGCCCGCCCTCGGCCAACTGGTCGACCACCCGGTTGTGAAACCGGATGAACGCCAGGTGGGTCTGCGCGACCACCAGGTTCTCGTCGTTGCGGGCGTCCGGGATCAGCGCCGCCCGCCGCTCCCGCTTGGTCGAACCCAGCCCCGAGCGGGGCAGGTCGAAGCCGTCCCGGTCCTGGTTGACCACCGGGTCCGCACCGGCGACCGCCGCCGTGGTCCCGGTCTTCAGGTGTACGCCGTCGGCCGCGTAGAAGACCCGGTCGTGCCGGTCCTCAGGTCCCCGGCCGTAGAGCGAGTCCAGGTCCAGCGCCGGGGAGCGGCCCTGGAGCAGCTCGTCGACGGAGACGTCCTCGCCCAGCGCGGCGGCGGTGTTGTCCATGGTCAGGTCGTGGTCGACGAACTGACCGAGGTACGTGTAACCGGCGGGTACGGCCGGGTCGGCGGAGTCGGCATTCGCCCCGGCGACCATC is from Micromonospora sp. WMMD1102 and encodes:
- a CDS encoding CPBP family intramembrane glutamic endopeptidase; translated protein: MSTAPRTNPQLTRRRRLADLVARRPLAAYFTMSYALTWLAWTPYILSETGLGVLPLRFPEVLGSSQTLGLLPGAYLGPVTSAFVVTAVAGGRPALRRWAGRLVRWRVGVGWYLWVLSVVPVVAVVATLPLAGAWADLRLPAGTVLVGYLPMLVLQFLTTGVAEEPGWRDFAQPRLQARYGPLGGSLVLGPLWGAWHLPLFFSEWAGWPNVDWLMAAEFVGSAVLLSIVMTWLFNRTGESLPLVMLFHAHINAVSSLLWPAMFPSLDAFGDSLHALAIGAGGGAVLLLVVTRGRLGYRPDAVAPAAGNPADLPDPPGPRPVSSSAAGRVGSARAGL
- a CDS encoding phospholipase D-like domain-containing protein, which translates into the protein MPVQDWFLSGAERDNPDSDLPVWTDGNLAEPLVHGAAYFDRLATEVEALEEGDHVFFTDWRGDPDERLRDGGPTIAGLLAAAARRGVIVKGLIWRSHLDRFTYSEEENRHLGEEVSEAGGEVLLDHRVRRGGSHHQKIVVLRHPGRPERDIAFAGGIDLCHSRRDDSDHRGDPQALRMAKAYGEHPPWHDVQLALRGPVVGALDLSFRERWTDPAPLDQHGPISTLRDKLRGADLHADRLPPQPPDPPPCGPHRIQVLRTYPAMRPAYQFARLGEQTVARGYTKAIKRARRLVYLEDQYLWSREVAKLFADALRDNPDLHLIAVVPRHPDVDGRLALPPNQVGREQAIALCRAAAADRVHVYDVENHAGTPVYVHAKVCVVDDVWCSVGSDNFNRRSWTHDSELSCAVLDDTPDEREPRDPAGLGDGARRFPRDLRLALLREHLDRAPGDDGDLLDPESAVDAVEAAANALRNWHAGGRQGPRPPGRLVPHETSRLPWYQRLWAVPAYRLVYDPDGRAWRDRRAGNW
- a CDS encoding sigma-70 family RNA polymerase sigma factor; the encoded protein is MEHDDGLVAAARGGDESAFGALVERHRSELRVHCYRMLGSYHDAEDLVQETFLRAWKNIGGFQGRSTVRVWLYRIATNACLDALDSRSRRLLPHHLSGPWDPSGDLPPGTDSWLQPFPDRLWEPAAPSEGEPDAVAVSRETIELAFLVAIQHLPPRQRAVLILRDVLGWPASQAASLLDGSVASVNSALQRARATLREHLPARRLDWAAPAEPTERELAVLRRYVDALERADLATMAELLAEDVRTTMPPYPLWFQGRESVLRALAGSWDPALPDYVGRFRTLPTRANGRPALAGYVRRPGDLHYQPVAISLLWFGGGQITEIVAFHDPGLFPAFDLPPALPAA
- a CDS encoding heme peroxidase family protein, whose amino-acid sequence is MKRHMREDYLVEGEGLLSFDENHEPTTRRPSTTAELRKFRFSRLGPEGRTLSEQTRTALAEAMVAGANADSADPAVPAGYTYLGQFVDHDLTMDNTAAALGEDVSVDELLQGRSPALDLDSLYGRGPEDRHDRVFYAADGVHLKTGTTAAVAGADPVVNQDRDGFDLPRSGLGSTKRERRAALIPDARNDENLVVAQTHLAFIRFHNRVVDQLAEGGLAGRALFRAARSVVVKHYQWLLVHDFLRRIVSPDVVDDVFSRGRRFFEVSPGYGFRRRDRAVQPGDRPTMPIEFSVAAYRLGHSMIRAVYDWNRVFNTSDHPDVLAPGTLELLFQFSGTSGILSPDGTVADPESGSFERLPTNWIADFRRLYDFTEAGRDDLVAVVRRDETDPGQRQLNLTQRIDTRLVDPLRNLPLGAFGGQDAPPAIELNLAFRNLTRAVMVRLASGQQMAQLLDLVPLKADEILGGLDGAVLDGLSDEQRTELAGNTPLWFYVLREAEFNGGRLDGVGARIVAEVFHRAIEGSRISILRDPTWRPTLGPDDRTFRMVDLLLHAFEGRAELLNPVG